Proteins encoded within one genomic window of uncultured Desulfobacter sp.:
- a CDS encoding radical SAM protein, whose product MSLDICEIFYSLQGESIWAGLACVFVRLSGCNLSCSWCDTTYNAADPTPMTISQIVDKVAAFDCPMVEITGGEPLIQTQTPALISELLEKGYQVLLETNGSLSIKPVDPACTRIMDVKCPSSGEAGSFLFDNFNHMTVRDEIKFVVGSRQDYEYAASIIQTHLGHHPREKIHICPVFDCIELSDLAAWILKDRLGARLSLQQHKIIWDPDLRGV is encoded by the coding sequence GTGTCCCTGGACATCTGCGAAATTTTTTACAGCCTGCAGGGGGAATCCATCTGGGCGGGCCTTGCCTGTGTGTTTGTCCGGCTTTCCGGATGCAATCTGTCCTGTTCCTGGTGTGATACCACCTATAACGCAGCAGATCCCACCCCTATGACCATAAGTCAGATCGTGGACAAAGTGGCAGCCTTTGACTGCCCCATGGTTGAAATTACCGGCGGCGAGCCGTTGATTCAGACCCAGACACCGGCATTGATATCCGAACTGCTGGAAAAAGGATATCAGGTGCTGCTGGAAACCAATGGGAGCCTGAGCATTAAACCTGTGGACCCCGCCTGTACCCGCATCATGGATGTGAAGTGCCCTTCGTCCGGCGAAGCCGGGTCATTTCTTTTTGACAACTTTAATCACATGACAGTTCGGGATGAAATAAAATTTGTCGTGGGTTCACGGCAGGACTATGAATATGCCGCATCCATTATTCAAACACACCTTGGGCACCATCCCAGAGAAAAGATCCACATTTGCCCGGTTTTTGACTGTATTGAACTTTCGGACCTGGCGGCATGGATACTTAAAGACAGACTGGGTGCAAGACTGTCCCTTCAACAACACAAAATCATCTGGGATCCGGATTTAAGAGGAGTATAA
- the queC gene encoding 7-cyano-7-deazaguanine synthase QueC: MTKKAVVLSSGGIDSTTAMAIARDRGLDIYSLSFRYGQRHSVELECAKKVALHLGACDHKIVDIDLRQFGGSALTDDIAVPKHESVSQIDQSQIPVTYVPARNTIFLSYAMAWAEVLKAEAIFIGVTAVDYSGYPDCRPQFIDAFQTMANLATKTGITKETVLTIETPLIQMSKSEIITTGHGLGVDYNLTISCYDPDGQGRSCGKCDSCLHRKKGFTEAGIPDPTIYA, from the coding sequence ATGACAAAAAAAGCCGTTGTTCTCTCATCTGGGGGAATTGACTCCACCACTGCCATGGCCATTGCCAGGGACAGGGGGCTTGATATTTACAGTTTAAGCTTCAGGTACGGCCAGCGCCACAGCGTAGAGTTGGAATGTGCAAAGAAAGTGGCGTTGCACCTGGGGGCCTGTGACCATAAAATTGTGGATATTGATTTGCGCCAGTTTGGGGGCTCTGCGCTCACAGACGACATTGCCGTACCCAAACACGAGAGCGTTTCACAAATTGATCAATCCCAAATCCCCGTCACCTATGTACCGGCCAGAAACACTATCTTTTTATCCTATGCCATGGCCTGGGCCGAGGTGCTTAAAGCCGAAGCGATTTTCATCGGCGTCACAGCCGTGGATTATTCAGGATATCCGGACTGCAGGCCCCAATTTATTGACGCATTTCAGACCATGGCCAACCTGGCCACAAAAACCGGGATAACCAAAGAGACGGTTTTGACCATTGAAACGCCTTTGATCCAAATGTCAAAATCCGAAATAATCACCACCGGCCATGGGTTGGGCGTGGACTACAACCTGACCATCTCCTGTTATGATCCAGACGGCCAGGGCCGCTCCTGTGGGAAGTGCGACTCCTGCCTGCACCGCAAAAAAGGATTTACCGAGGCCGGTATCCCTGATCCGACCATCTACGCATAG
- a CDS encoding heterodisulfide reductase-related iron-sulfur binding cluster, with translation MSTSSKDLVLKIFEKCAGSCGCNVCRTHLDEDCLFFTELYRLDDEVIEQGGILDNKTVSQLLDLCTMCGLCPCPDIRMLILQAKAANADENGIPLTDSIVADIQKAGKLGTLLSHAANPVNRCNTTASIVKKVLKIDPNRQLPRFPDQNFFQWAKNKGHHLEKRDSANTEQKVAYFAGCSAGYFFPEVGKATVNFLERLGVKVFVPEQNCCGMPLLMEGQKKKRWRK, from the coding sequence ATGAGCACCTCGTCTAAGGATTTAGTACTAAAAATATTTGAAAAATGCGCAGGAAGCTGCGGGTGTAACGTTTGTAGAACGCATTTGGATGAAGATTGCCTGTTTTTCACCGAACTTTACAGATTGGATGACGAAGTGATTGAACAGGGGGGAATACTTGATAATAAAACTGTATCTCAACTGCTTGACCTTTGCACGATGTGTGGGCTGTGCCCCTGCCCTGATATCAGAATGCTCATTCTTCAAGCAAAAGCGGCCAATGCCGATGAAAACGGTATTCCCCTGACAGACAGCATTGTGGCTGATATTCAAAAAGCCGGCAAATTAGGGACATTGCTGAGCCATGCCGCCAACCCGGTGAACAGATGCAACACCACCGCTTCAATTGTAAAAAAAGTATTGAAAATAGATCCTAACAGACAACTTCCCAGGTTTCCGGATCAAAATTTTTTCCAATGGGCCAAGAACAAAGGTCATCATTTAGAAAAAAGGGATTCAGCCAATACTGAACAAAAAGTTGCCTACTTTGCAGGTTGCAGTGCCGGATATTTTTTCCCGGAAGTTGGAAAGGCTACGGTCAATTTCCTTGAGCGCTTAGGGGTCAAGGTTTTTGTACCAGAACAAAACTGCTGCGGTATGCCCCTTTTAATGGAAGGCCAAAAAAAAAAGCGCTGGAGAAAATAA
- a CDS encoding heterodisulfide reductase-related iron-sulfur binding cluster — MQAVNNGYKIICSCPTCGYFYKKLLLENAYFSQAAQERLQTRNNEIKVPLGSGASKFLSLPKAIYQKVFKDDGYFSSIAPMDRIDLSQAVLDLGEYLLSFQQTHDLTFKINTSETSLIYFASCHQREQDIGQPYLKIFSTIPEADMIQVGGALSCCGMGGHLGYKKSFHKQSLKTGQSVFNAFESEKDRTIVTDCLSCRLQFSHVFDRKIVHPIELLEI, encoded by the coding sequence ATGCAGGCTGTCAACAATGGTTATAAAATAATATGCTCCTGTCCGACATGCGGCTATTTTTACAAGAAACTGCTGCTTGAAAACGCCTATTTTTCCCAAGCCGCCCAGGAGCGTTTACAAACCCGGAACAATGAAATAAAGGTGCCTTTGGGTTCCGGAGCAAGTAAATTTCTTTCACTTCCCAAAGCAATTTATCAGAAAGTGTTTAAGGATGATGGTTATTTTTCATCAATCGCCCCCATGGACAGAATCGATCTGTCACAAGCGGTCCTGGATCTTGGAGAGTATTTATTATCTTTTCAGCAAACGCATGATTTGACATTCAAAATAAACACCTCCGAAACATCTTTGATCTATTTTGCCTCTTGTCACCAAAGAGAACAGGACATCGGTCAACCCTACCTCAAAATTTTTTCAACCATCCCGGAGGCAGATATGATTCAAGTAGGCGGTGCTTTGAGTTGCTGCGGAATGGGTGGGCATCTGGGATATAAAAAATCATTTCACAAACAGAGTTTAAAGACAGGGCAGTCTGTATTTAACGCGTTTGAATCTGAAAAAGATCGAACAATTGTAACCGATTGCCTGAGCTGCCGGTTACAGTTTTCCCACGTCTTTGATCGAAAAATCGTTCATCCCATTGAACTTCTGGAAATATAG
- a CDS encoding molybdopterin cofactor-binding domain-containing protein, which yields MKKIALTINGCEREVIADKNLVLLDLLREQLNLTGTKQSCDRKGQCGACTVIVNKKAVLSCLTKVDKLDGASVISIEGVGTPENPHLIQHAFALSGAIQCGFCTPGMIMAAKALLDTNLNPTIEEIKHALRRNICRCTGYVKIIEAVQLAAQFLRGDKTPEEITPLPTDPKIGVSHSRPSAMIKACGTAAFTSDILMPDAVEIAVVRSPHMHAMIQKIDFSRAEKMPGFIGTLTAEDIKGTNRLKYVVEDRPILCEDRVRTMGDAVAAVVAHTREQALAAAQAVEVQYTLLPEVTTTARAMEPDAPQIHPHTPNLCFSQPLIKGDTDDGFKKAAAVIEQNFTTQLNHQAPLEPENSVAYMEGEGQDAVLVVMGRSINIHLHMATLQTALGYDNIRYEEPFSGGQFGMKLEVFTEGIAAAAALKFKRPVRYIPSLAESMMISSKRHPFDIQLKMGADEKGKLTALEMDIFVDNGAYHSIGNVIINRALQMLTSSYYVPNIKVASKLVYTNNPWGSAARGAGPPQAHYALECGMNMLSRKLNMDPLAFRKQNSLKIGLTKATGHVQDDVWPFPELCDDILPHYERALADAKAHDNTGPVKRGIGLGAAAFGIGFPADKSTSAVELDPDDGVTVYAAAADPGEGNDSMLTQLAAQVLELPLDKVRAVSRTTEKTTAAGPASGSRVTLMVGGATVDALKQLKQAMDEVGSKRFEDFKAAEKPTRYAGNKSTFQTAPLDPETGQGPSTESDTHSIQLAEVEVNTETGEVKVLKMTAVVDAGPVINPNNFTGQMEGGMDMGVGYALREQYIAGKTKDWRTFKFPTMKTAFDMEVFFRETHRKRGTLGSTGVGEMSMVSTAPAVINAIENACGALVTNLPATPDKVLSAIAAARNA from the coding sequence ATGAAGAAAATTGCTTTAACGATCAATGGTTGCGAAAGAGAGGTGATTGCCGATAAAAACCTGGTTCTGCTTGATTTGCTCCGGGAGCAGTTAAACCTGACCGGCACCAAACAATCCTGTGACAGAAAAGGGCAATGCGGCGCATGCACCGTCATCGTCAATAAAAAAGCGGTATTGTCGTGTCTGACCAAAGTAGATAAACTTGATGGGGCGTCTGTGATCTCCATTGAGGGGGTAGGCACGCCGGAAAACCCGCATCTTATTCAGCATGCGTTTGCCTTGTCAGGGGCGATCCAGTGCGGATTCTGTACGCCCGGCATGATTATGGCGGCCAAAGCCTTGCTGGACACCAATCTTAATCCCACGATTGAAGAGATCAAGCACGCGTTGCGCCGCAATATCTGCCGCTGTACAGGTTATGTAAAAATCATTGAAGCCGTGCAACTGGCCGCCCAGTTTCTCAGGGGCGACAAAACACCTGAAGAGATCACCCCTTTACCCACCGACCCCAAAATCGGCGTTTCACACTCCAGGCCGTCGGCCATGATTAAAGCATGCGGCACCGCTGCCTTTACCTCGGATATCCTCATGCCGGATGCTGTGGAAATCGCCGTGGTACGAAGCCCTCACATGCATGCTATGATTCAAAAAATAGATTTTTCCAGGGCCGAAAAAATGCCGGGCTTTATCGGCACACTGACTGCCGAAGATATCAAAGGCACCAACCGTTTGAAATATGTTGTGGAAGACCGCCCTATCCTGTGTGAAGACCGGGTGCGGACCATGGGGGATGCGGTCGCCGCCGTGGTGGCCCACACCCGTGAACAGGCGTTGGCTGCTGCCCAGGCCGTGGAGGTGCAATATACGCTGTTACCTGAGGTGACCACCACCGCCCGGGCCATGGAACCTGATGCGCCACAGATTCATCCCCATACGCCCAATCTATGTTTTTCCCAGCCTTTGATCAAAGGGGATACGGACGACGGGTTCAAAAAAGCGGCCGCCGTGATTGAACAAAATTTTACCACCCAGTTAAACCATCAGGCCCCGCTGGAACCTGAAAACAGTGTGGCCTACATGGAAGGAGAGGGTCAGGATGCCGTTTTGGTGGTGATGGGCCGCAGTATTAACATCCATCTTCACATGGCAACATTGCAGACTGCGCTCGGATACGATAACATTCGTTATGAAGAGCCTTTTTCCGGTGGCCAGTTCGGTATGAAACTGGAAGTCTTCACCGAGGGGATAGCGGCGGCTGCTGCATTGAAGTTCAAGCGGCCCGTACGTTACATTCCAAGCCTTGCGGAATCCATGATGATCAGCTCCAAACGCCACCCCTTTGACATCCAATTGAAAATGGGTGCTGACGAGAAGGGCAAACTCACAGCCCTTGAAATGGATATATTCGTAGATAACGGTGCGTATCACTCCATCGGCAACGTCATTATCAACCGGGCCCTTCAAATGCTGACAAGCTCTTATTATGTGCCCAACATCAAGGTGGCTTCAAAGCTTGTTTATACCAATAACCCCTGGGGAAGTGCCGCCCGGGGTGCAGGCCCCCCACAGGCGCATTATGCCCTTGAGTGCGGCATGAATATGCTTTCCCGAAAACTAAATATGGACCCGCTGGCGTTCAGGAAACAAAACAGCCTTAAAATAGGGCTGACCAAGGCAACCGGGCATGTCCAGGACGATGTGTGGCCGTTTCCCGAACTGTGCGATGATATTTTACCCCATTATGAAAGGGCCTTGGCAGATGCAAAGGCCCATGATAACACGGGACCTGTTAAACGCGGGATCGGTCTGGGGGCGGCTGCCTTCGGCATTGGTTTTCCGGCCGATAAATCCACCTCGGCTGTGGAGCTGGACCCCGATGACGGGGTAACCGTATATGCTGCGGCCGCAGACCCGGGAGAAGGCAATGATTCCATGCTTACCCAGCTGGCCGCACAGGTGCTGGAGCTGCCCCTTGACAAGGTTCGCGCCGTTAGCCGGACAACGGAAAAAACTACAGCCGCAGGGCCTGCTTCCGGCAGTAGGGTCACCTTGATGGTTGGCGGTGCGACCGTAGATGCCTTAAAGCAATTGAAGCAGGCCATGGATGAAGTCGGATCAAAGCGGTTCGAGGACTTTAAGGCCGCAGAAAAGCCCACCCGTTACGCGGGGAATAAATCAACATTTCAAACCGCGCCCCTGGATCCGGAAACAGGCCAGGGACCGTCAACGGAATCTGATACACATTCCATCCAACTGGCCGAAGTGGAAGTCAACACAGAAACAGGAGAGGTCAAGGTATTAAAAATGACCGCTGTGGTTGACGCAGGGCCTGTTATAAACCCCAATAACTTTACGGGCCAGATGGAAGGCGGCATGGACATGGGGGTGGGATATGCCCTTCGTGAACAGTATATCGCCGGAAAAACAAAAGACTGGCGTACGTTTAAATTCCCCACCATGAAAACCGCCTTTGACATGGAGGTGTTTTTTAGAGAAACGCATAGAAAGCGGGGAACCCTTGGCTCCACCGGGGTTGGGGAGATGTCCATGGTTTCAACAGCGCCGGCTGTCATCAACGCCATTGAAAATGCCTGCGGTGCTCTGGTTACAAACCTTCCGGCCACACCGGACAAGGTGCTTTCCGCAATAGCGGCGGCCCGGAACGCTTGA
- the serB gene encoding phosphoserine phosphatase SerB, which yields MGDIVLISITGKDQKGLTARISTILAQYRVSILDIGQAVIHEHISLGMLVDIPCSQDFSLMFKDLIFEGHKMGLAVDVSPVAPNDYETWVQTQDKERRIITVMGRAITTAQISAVSTVITDHDLNIDSITRMSGRRSLKRPSEPPMACIQFAVSGTPKSIPDMKGRFIHISQDLGIDISFHEDNIYRKNRKLVVFDMDSTLIQAEVIDELAKLAGVGDQVAQITESAMRGEIDFKESFRRRVSLLKGLKEKDIQGLARSLPLTDGADLVTRTLKGLGYKLAILSGGFTFVGNYLKEILGFDYVFANTLEIENGEVTGGVTGEIVDGQKKADLLRELAKKENLSIQQTIAVGDGANDLPMISIAGLGVAFNAKPVVREKAANTISTMGLDGLLFLLGIHEREIPGTDRTTI from the coding sequence ATGGGCGATATCGTTCTTATCAGCATTACGGGCAAGGACCAAAAAGGGCTTACCGCAAGGATTTCAACCATTCTGGCCCAGTATCGGGTGAGCATACTGGATATTGGCCAGGCTGTCATTCATGAACATATCTCATTGGGTATGCTGGTGGATATTCCGTGTTCCCAGGATTTTTCCCTGATGTTTAAGGATCTGATCTTTGAAGGACACAAAATGGGGCTGGCCGTGGATGTTTCGCCTGTGGCGCCCAACGACTATGAAACCTGGGTCCAGACCCAGGATAAGGAGCGCCGGATTATCACGGTCATGGGCCGGGCTATCACCACAGCCCAGATTTCCGCTGTCTCCACTGTGATTACCGATCATGATCTGAACATTGATTCCATTACCCGTATGTCCGGCCGCAGGTCCCTGAAAAGACCTTCGGAGCCCCCCATGGCCTGTATTCAGTTTGCCGTATCCGGCACCCCTAAAAGCATTCCCGATATGAAGGGCAGGTTCATTCACATCTCCCAGGATCTGGGCATTGATATCTCCTTTCATGAAGACAATATCTATCGTAAAAACCGTAAACTTGTTGTGTTCGACATGGATTCCACATTGATCCAGGCTGAGGTGATTGATGAACTGGCAAAACTGGCCGGAGTCGGTGATCAGGTGGCCCAGATCACGGAATCCGCCATGCGCGGGGAAATTGATTTCAAAGAGAGTTTCAGGCGGCGTGTGTCCCTGCTCAAAGGATTAAAGGAGAAGGATATCCAGGGTCTGGCCCGAAGCCTGCCGCTGACCGACGGGGCCGATCTGGTAACCCGGACCTTGAAGGGCCTTGGCTACAAACTTGCCATCCTTTCCGGCGGCTTTACCTTTGTGGGCAATTATCTTAAAGAGATACTGGGGTTTGATTATGTATTTGCCAACACCCTTGAAATAGAGAATGGCGAAGTCACAGGGGGCGTTACCGGCGAAATAGTGGACGGACAGAAAAAGGCCGACCTTTTGCGTGAGCTGGCAAAAAAAGAAAATCTGTCCATCCAGCAGACCATTGCCGTGGGTGACGGTGCCAATGACCTGCCTATGATTTCCATTGCCGGACTCGGTGTGGCCTTTAATGCCAAGCCCGTTGTCCGGGAAAAAGCCGCCAATACCATTTCCACCATGGGCCTGGATGGCCTTTTGTTCCTGCTGGGAATCCATGAACGGGAGATTCCCGGCACGGACCGCACCACCATTTGA